In Lachancea thermotolerans CBS 6340 chromosome H complete sequence, a single genomic region encodes these proteins:
- the RIE1 gene encoding Rie1p (some similarities with uniprot|P53316 Saccharomyces cerevisiae YGR250C Hypothetical ORF), with translation MTVAEQTEQVASALADVAITDQGPQEAVGSPTAVGTEQEPAGEQEARGREQTRTHAQEQTPGTGQGSAAESSGTSEEDGARSLERDQSQEEFPSKSNSPNSSALQLDQLANTNLLTVRIKWVDNQLLDYKTTQLVNKLSELSHARKGFVVNPSVIENYEYLSDSSRLAVLGENQDVYMHESGTKEFADFHSDESSAGGSWLYDYVLQAQFKHWADLEVVRDSVVAALGESTIVSKWSVSDNAHALTHPGNLYVRGIPKDLTIDDLVPVFAKFGPVLSMKIICDSNTGDSLGYGFLSYPLGSQASRCIKELNGNLMNGSPLFINYHVERKERERIHWDHIKEDNDDERFKGVFIGNLPIEDVQGKLITPEDVIAEFQKRLGDGGETSQIVSYYLPKRNSQSDIEYKDDDDKTDDIETCVSKHEESPLKGYGFIKFASHTQALGAIEKFNDMEWLGNKLIVNKAVQSKPQSHYHHHHHHHHHQNHNEYRGRRHSERSPSSRQKSMTNISFYAPFSGSQAGFGFYGNPPNARYPAPSDLGPHDIAADSSPNSSPSPHQGYIPPPQLSHRYGAPPSLSSTPESSTAPSSRNDSFFQMHSQGGMMPPSPFMLPIPTKDQQESNLYVKHLPLSWRDEDFFQFYENFGEIISAKIITVGGSKNDGSSDNTFAKQSEPALGSSKGYGFVCFKNPLDASRAMLITDRYQVDENHTLYVSFAQKRAKSISNGDTVMVSTNNSRPSSRKNYYYNNARQDFLGKYNPKFLNAMFNQQNGGRSYPRPRGSWPAPMPMPVAPPHMVPMMPPVVLPSPISPEAIVPGGDIEQDSIAEAPVQIKQGSTTKS, from the coding sequence ATGACAGTGGCAGAACAGACGGAGCAAGTGGCCAGCGCGCTAGCGGACGTGGCAATCACGGATCAGGGGCCGCAGGAAGCCGTCGGGTCGCCGACTGCGGTGGGTACAGAGCAAGAGCCGGCGGGCGAGCAGGAAGCGCGGGGTCGCGAGCAAACTCGGACGCATGCACAGGAGCAGACCCCGGGTACTGGCCAAGGCTCGGCCGCGGAGTCGAGTGGGACTAGCGAAGAGGACGGAGCCCGGAGCCTGGAGCGGGACCAAAGCCAGGAAGAGTTTCCCTCCAAGAGCAACTCGCCCAATTCAAGCGCGCTGCAACTGGACCAGCTCGCCAACACAAACTTGCTGACGGTGCGCATCAAGTGGGTCGACAACCAGCTATTGGACTACAAAACGACACAActggtcaacaagctctCTGAGCTCTCCCATGCGCGCAAAGGCTTTGTGGTTAACCCCTCGGTCATTGAGAACTACGAGTATCTATCcgacagcagcaggcttGCAGTGCTTGGCGAGAATCAGGACGTTTACATGCACGAGTCGGGCACCAAAGAGTTCGCCGACTTTCACAGCGACGAGTCGTCTGCAGGCGGCTCTTGGCTCTACGACTATGTACTGCAGGCCCAGTTCAAGCACTGGGCGGACCTCGAAGTGGTGCGGGACAGCGTTGTCGCCGCTTTGGGGGAGTCCACCATCGTCAGCAAATGGTCGGTCAGCGACAACGCTCACGCGCTTACCCATCCAGGCAATTTGTACGTGAGGGGCATTCCTAAAGATCTGACAATTGATGATCTGGTACCCGTGTTTGCGAAATTCGGCCCCGTGCTTTCCATGAAAATCATTTGCGACTCCAACACGGGTGACTCGTTAGGTTATGGGTTCTTGTCCTACCCGCTGGGTTCTCAGGCTTCCCGCTGCATCAAGGAGCTCAATGGCAACTTGATGAATGGGTCACCGCTGTTCATCAATTACCATGTGGAGCGCAAGGAGCGGGAGCGTATCCACTGGGAccacatcaaagaagacaacgacgacgaaaGGTTCAAAGGTGTCTTCATAGGAAATCTTCCAATTGAGGATGTACAAGGGAAACTCATCACCCCTGAGGACGTCATTGCCGAGTTTCAGAAGCGACTTGGTGATGGCGGCGAAACTTCGCAAATCGTTTCCTACTATCTGCCCAAGCGTAACAGTCAAAGTGACATAGAGTATAAGGACGACGATGACAAGACTGATGACATTGAAACCTGTGTTAGCAAGCACGAGGAGTCACCTCTCAAGGGCTATGGTTTTATTAAGTTTGCATCCCACACCCAAGCCCTTGGCGCAATTGAAAAGTTTAACGATATGGAGTGGCTAGGCAATAAGCTCATTGTCAACAAGGCTGTTCAATCCAAGCCTCAATCCCATTACCACCaccatcatcatcatcatcatcatcagaACCATAATGAATACCGTGGTAGGCGCCACAGTGAACGCTCTCCCTCCTCAAGGCAAAAGAGCATGACAAATATCTCTTTCTACGCCCCTTTCAGCGGATCTCAAGCAGGCTTTGGGTTCTACGGCAATCCGCCAAATGCAAGGTACCCCGCTCCTAGCGACTTGGGCCCACATGATATTGCAGCGGATAGCTCTCCTAATTCTTCGCCCTCGCCGCACCAAGGCTACATTCCCCCTCCGCAGCTATCTCATCGATACGGAGCCCCTCCATCGCTAAGTTCTACGCCAGAGAGTTCTACGGCTCCATCTTCTCGTAATGactctttcttccagatGCACTCGCAAGGAGGCATGATGCCTCCTTCTCCATTTATGCTACCAATCCCCACGAAAGATCAGCAAGAGTCGAACCTTTACGTGAAACACTTGCCTCTATCTTGGAGGGACGAAGATTTTTTTCAGTTCTATGAAAATTTTGGCGAGATAATCAGCGCCAAGATTATCACCGTGGGTGGCAGCAAAAACGATGGCTCAAGTGATAACACTTTTGCCAAGCAAAGCGAACCGGCGCTGGGATCGTCAAAGGGATACGGGTTTgtctgcttcaaaaatccCCTTGATGCTTCGCGAGCCATGTTGATCACTGATAGATATCAGGTGGACGAGAATCACACGTTGTACGTTTCGTTTGCGCAGAAGCGCGCAAAATCCATCAGTAACGGAGACACCGTTATGGTTTCCACCAACAACTCTCGACCATCATCGCGCAAAAACTATTATTATAACAACGCGAGGCAAGACTTCTTGGGGAAGTACAACCCTAAATTTTTGAACGCAATGTTTAACCAGCAAAATGGTGGCAGATCGTACCCGCGCCCACGCGGCAGTTGGCCCGCGCCTATGCCAATGCCGGTTGCACCCCCTCACATGGTCCCTATGATGCCACCAGTGGTTCTTCCGTCGCCAATTTCTCCGGAAGCAATTGTTCCTGGGGGCGACATCGAGCAAGACTCCATCGCTGAAGCGCCTGTACAAATAAAGCAGGGATCAACTACAAAAAGTTAA
- the DNA2 gene encoding bifunctional ATP-dependent DNA helicase/ssDNA endodeoxyribonuclease DNA2 (similar to uniprot|P38859 Saccharomyces cerevisiae YHR164C DNA2 Essential tripartite DNA replication factor with single-stranded DNA-dependent ATPase ATP-dependent nuclease and helicase activities required for Okazaki fragment processing involved in DNA repair pathways potential Cdc28p substrate), with amino-acid sequence MRSNETKKHGLSPLASPDRSKQEEHEHHPSRSSAVTRASRKKAVQSKKKYKFAPVDTLTRGASSEPPVLQSLSLSQVRKSKVANAPRVDHDPNLVPKPPTTLKAVSKPSKASTSAVGVPKVLEDAPPEEVIWQYSPFKNPRADFSDRDRGYKSTSEDSAIEHVVKESSTPIVPNKFKRVLNFPHMHDGQEMLPDAAVMASKKSSLRTNSVPKSFSLQPPSRASTRDIDEIINDIEDGFEIKPPFQGKDIPSSPTKMVSQRLRERQGGIQEDSLLTNDSLFAHGGTKRVEVDDKLRCSSEDHCSKENKERTDNAESTGDENEEDDEDDESLIELLTQKFVSNPSNERGPTNHENEGANSQQSNLLSSDGTQDDSLLEYFQSSETGQHKADPSCAPEKVNFESTIESVEARFSQNVVVQENLNESEKWQSYVEKALCATSREGMERWVVIESKEFLVSNKGLQKVLKCLDHKGSVSNLVVRSPWSRLTFKEGDVVHTISGSNTTNRRLFSDDRDPETGKINDNLLILNPDILISATTVGRAVECERRALLSNQISGPGEPSLPALVGNIVHELVQMCLKYKLDHVHILQERMSSFLDGILDNYVADIIMCQSTKDALLQQITAEHIPNIKQFLDAFVKRDKSRTFPSARSFANKQEMSISNIIDIEENIWSPMYGLKGFIDATVETTLPNDSTFVAPLELKTGKFKSISHEAQGTIYNLLLSDRYELPVNFFLLFYTKTNDFTKHDTLLHSLKHLIVLRNHISEYLRHELSEVTENKWQGTTLPSILGSAACDNCYSKTECMVINNLCEDGSPKESGLKKGEYEALTGHLTSNRLNYKEFYMRYEDLIVKEESSLKGINNEIFLIDSKTRESLSGKCVSNLVIVASEDDSESKLIRYTFCRKEGAAESLPSLINSQLSKNDMVIISDEAGHFALCTGRVVSISTMEITISTSRRLQSNNVRAPGFEKGRKQVLETVLMPSKSAKLGQKSITYRIDRNEVQQGLALARFNLLNLFLPSVPEGAVTTDPSTGQEIAFKRSWGGDQKTREIVVDGRTPRFVAPSEPPRVPYDEGLKSRFNEDQWKAFEKVMRLDDYALILGMPGTGKTTLIVEIVKSLVARGKTILLTSYTHSAIDNILIKLKNCDIDICRLGHKHRVHQEAWEFVPDFTEASTFEKFKEQVEKPSVVATTCLNIHDTLLSLRSKDFDYVILDEASQLSLPICVGPLKFAERFVLVGDHYQLPPLVKNDAARVGGLDLSLFKMLCEKHPDSVVELTHQYRMCEDIMTLSNYLIYDGKLKCVSEEVRDQKLEIPHMAELDTMHVPGKHGQWLDIVLNSEKRVVFLDHDKCPAFQEIAEKDNIKNPGEAELVWQCVAAMVRCGVSRRDIGVMTLYRAQLRILRKMFEAEEHNELEILTADQFQGRDKRCVIISMVRSNDGLNGGSLLRELRRVNVAMTRAKCKLIIIGSKATISSVESLRGFMSLLESRGWLHSLPPDCLESYNIPRPAPSQHSRRKKQGSVVANITAESKFTQDKSVLRDTLNGM; translated from the coding sequence ATGCGCTCTAAtgagaccaagaagcaTGGGCTTAGCCCTTTGGCGTCTCCTGATAGatcaaaacaagaagaacatgagCATCACCCTTCAAGGAGCTCGGCGGTAACGAGGGCTTCGCGGAAGAAAGCTGTgcaaagcaaaaaaaaatacaaaTTCGCACCTGTGGATACGCTAACTAGGGGAGCTTCATCCGAACCTCCTGTTCTGCAATCTCTTTCTTTATCGCAAGTGCGAAAATCCAAAGTTGCTAACGCGCCGCGCGTAGATCATGATCCCAATCTTGTACCGAAGCCTCCGACTACACTAAAAGCTGTATCCAAGCCCTCGAAAGCAAGTACCTCAGCAGTTGGAGTTCCAAAAGTTCTCGAAGATGCTCCGCCAGAAGAAGTCATATGGCAGTACTCACCCTTCAAAAACCCCAGAGCAGACTTCTCTGACCGGGATCGCGGCTACAAGTCCACATCAGAGGACAGTGCAATCGAGCATGTGGTTAAAGAATCTTCCACTCCTATCGTTCCCAATAAGTTTAAAAGAGTACTAAACTTTCCTCACATGCATGATGGACAAGAGATGCTTCCAGATGCGGCAGTCATGGCAAGTAAAAAGAGTTCACTCAGAACAAACTCAGTACCCAAGAGCTTTAGCTTACAACCTCCATCCCGGGCCTCGACTCGTGATATTGACGAGATAATCAATGACATCGAAGATGGATTCGAGATTAAGCCGCcctttcaaggaaaagaCATTCCTTCGTCCCCCACAAAAATGGTGTCACAGCGCCTTCGGGAAAGGCAAGGTGGCATACAGGAAGACTCTTTGCTGACAAATGATTCTTTGTTTGCTCATGGAGGCACCAAAAGAGTCGAGGTAGATGATAAATTAAGGTGCAGCTCAGAGGACCATTGTTCCAAAGAGAACAAAGAGAGAACAGACAACGCCGAAAGCACCGGTGACGAAAAcgaggaagatgatgaagatgacgaaTCGCTGATTGAACTACTAACTCAAAAGTTCGTCAGCAACCCCAGTAATGAACGGGGGCCAACAAATCATGAGAATGAAGGAGCAAATTCTCAACAAAGCAACTTACTGAGTTCTGATGGCACGCAAGATGACTCCTTGCTCGAGTATTTTCAATCAAGTGAGACAGGGCAACACAAAGCTGACCCGAGTTGTGCACCAGAGAAAGTGAATTTCGAGAGTACCATAGAATCAGTTGAAGCTAGATTTTCTCAGAATGTTGTTGTACAAGAAAATCTCAATGAGTCAGAGAAGTGGCAAAGTTATGTtgagaaagctctttgcGCTACTTCTCGGGAGGGTATGGAAAGGTGGGTTGTTATTGAATCAAAAGAGTTTCTTGTTTCCAACAAGGGGCTACAAAAGGTGCTAAAGTGCCTTGATCATAAAGGGTCCGTCTCTAACCTTGTGGTCAGATCGCCTTGGTCCCGGCtaaccttcaaagaaggCGACGTAGTTCACACAATTAGTGGCTCGAACACAACAAACAGAAGACTTTTTTCAGATGATAGAGATCCTGAAACTGGTAAGATAAATGATAATCTCCTCATTTTAAACCCTGATATCCTTATATCAGCTACAACTGTCGGAAGGGCCGTTGAGTGCGAAAGAAGAGCACTGCTGTCGAACCAAATATCAGGACCGGGCGAACCAAGTTTGCCGGCCCTCGTCGGAAATATTGTTCATGAGCTTGTGCAAATGTGTCTCAAATACAAGCTCGACCATGTTCATATTTTGCAGGAGCGCATGTCCTCCTTTTTGGATGGAATTCTCGACAATTACGTGGCCGACATCATCATGTGTCAAAGCACCAAGGATGCACTTTTGCAGCAAATAACGGCAGAACATATTCCAAACATCAAACAATTTCTGGATGCTTTTGTGAAACGGGATAAAAGCCGCACCTTTCCTAGTGCTCGCAGCTTCGCAAATAAGCAAGAGATGTCAATCTCTAACATCATTgacattgaagaaaatatcTGGTCACCAATGTATGGTCTAAAGGGATTCATAGATGCAACGGTTGAGACAACATTACCTAATGATTCAACTTTTGTTGCACCGCTGGAATTGAAGACAGGAAAGTTTAAGTCAATCTCCCATGAAGCACAAGGTACAATTTATAACTTGTTACTCAGCGACAGATACGAGCTCCCGGTGAACTTTTTCCTTCTGTTCTACACCAAAACTAACGACTTCACGAAACACGATACCCTATTACACTCACTTAAACATTTAATAGTCCTGAGAAACCACATCTCAGAATATTTGAGACATGAGCTTTCCGAAGTGACAGAAAACAAGTGGCAAGGGACCACGCTACCCTCTATCCTAGGATCTGCAGCGTGTGACAATTGTTACTCCAAAACGGAATGCATGGTCATAAACAATCTATGTGAAGACGGGAGCCCGAAGGAGAGCGGGCTCAAAAAAGGGGAGTATGAAGCACTAACGGGCCACCTTACTAGCAATCGACTGAATTACAAAGAGTTCTATATGAGGTACGAGGACCTTattgtcaaagaagagtCGAGTCTGAAAGGTATTAATAAtgaaatatttttgatTGATAGTAAAACAAGGGAATCCCTCAGCGGAAAGTGCGTAAGCAATTTAGTTATTGTTGCATCCGAGGATGACAGTGAATCTAAGCTTATTCGGTACACATTTTGTCGGAAAGAAGGAGCTGCAGAGTCACTTCCTTCATTAATTAATTCTCAACTTTCCAAAAATGACATGGTGATTATAAGTGATGAAGCTGGACATTTTGCGCTGTGCACTGGAAGAGTTGTTTCAATTTCGACCATGGAGATAACCATATCAACTTCACGAAGGCTGCAAAGTAATAATGTTCGTGCGCCTGGCTTCGAGAAGGGCAGGAAACAAGTGCTGGAGACTGTTCTTATGCCTTCTAAATCTGCAAAGTTGGGCCAAAAGTCAATTACTTATCGAATTGATCGAAATGAAGTGCAACAAGGACTGGCTCTGGCAAGATTCAATCTCCTGAATCTTTTCTTGCCTTCTGTACCCGAAGGCGCTGTAACTACAGATCCATCAACGGGACAGGAGATTGCGTTCAAGAGGTCTTGGGGCGGTGATCAGAAAACTCGAGAGATCGTAGTAGATGGCAGAACCCCCCGCTTTGTGGCTCCGTCTGAACCGCCGCGTGTTCCTTACGATGAGGGTTTAAAATCTAGGTTTAATGAGGATCAATGGAAAGCATTTGAAAAGGTCATGCGACTCGATGACTACGCCTTAATACTAGGCATGCCCGGCACTGGAAAAACGACACTTATTGTTGAGATAGTCAAATCGCTAGTTGCTCGTGGAAAAACGATACTTTTAACGTCGTACACGCATTCTGCCATAGATAATATCCTTATCAAGCTTAAAAACTGTGACATAGACATCTGCAGACTAGGTCACAAGCACAGAGTACATCAAGAGGCGTGGGAGTTTGTTCCCGACTTCACGGAAGCCAGCACTTTcgaaaaattcaaagagcAAGTAGAAAAACCTTCTGTCGTCGCAACAACATGCTTGAACATTCACGATACCCTGCTGTCGTTAAGAAGTAAAGACTTTGATTACGTGATTTTAGATGAAGCAAGCCAGCTCTCGCTCCCAATTTGTGTAGGGCCACTTAAGTTCGCCGAAAGATTTGTGCTTGTGGGAGACCATTATCAGCTTCCACCGCTAGTGAAGAACGACGCAGCTCGAGTCGGCGGTTTGGATTTATCACTATTCAAAATGCTTTGTGAAAAGCATCCCGACAGTGTAGTGGAGTTGACCCATCAATATCGGATGTGTGAAGATATAATGACGTTATCAAATTACCTCATATATGATGGGAAGCTCAAGTGTGTGAGCGAGGAGGTTCGTgaccaaaagcttgaaattcCCCATATGGCGGAACTTGATACTATGCACGTTCCCGGAAAGCACGGACAGTGGCTTGATATTGTTTTAAACAGCGAAAAAAGGGTGGTGTTCTTGGACCACGACAAATGTCCTGCTTTCCAGGAGATCGCCGAGAAagacaacatcaaaaatcCGGGAGAAGCCGAACTTGTTTGGCAGTGCGTTGCCGCTATGGTACGTTGTGGCGTCAGCCGTCGCGACATTGGTGTTATGACACTCTATCGAGCGCAACTACGAATACTTCGAAAAATGTTTGAGGCTGAAGAGCATAacgagcttgaaattttgacaGCAGACCAGTTTCAAGGGCGAGACAAACGATGTGTGATTATCTCTATGGTGCGTAGTAACGACGGTCTTAACGGCGGCTCGCTGCTAAGGGAGCTACGGCGCGTGAACGTCGCCATGACGCGAGCTAAGTGCAAACTCATAATTATAGGCTCCAAAGCCACAATAAGCTCTGtggaaagcttgagaggATTCATGAGTTTATTAGAGTCGCGTGGCTGGCTGCATTCACTGCCCCCAGACTGTCTTGAAAGCTACAACATTCCGCGACCAGCACCGTCGCAGCATTCCCgaagaaagaagcaagGCAGTGTGGTTGCCAACATTACTGCCGAGTCCAAGTTCACTCAAGACAAATCTGTGCTTCGTGACACCCTGAATGGTATGTGA